From Girardinichthys multiradiatus isolate DD_20200921_A chromosome 19, DD_fGirMul_XY1, whole genome shotgun sequence:
CTTAAACTATTTAATGTCACTGTTTCTATGATTATTACTATGATTATTACTGACCCCACCCGGACGCCCTTTCTCCCTCTAAACTCCAGTCAAACATTAACAACTCCGGAATAACTGACATCTGTCAGCAATCATCACTGTTGATAGCTTCCTCACAAACTGGACCGGAAACCAAAAGTATTTTCGTACCAAGAAGTTCTGCTTCTAACAAATGTCAGatatcctaaaaaaaaaatatccatataACCCCTGGAGCTGAGAACTTAAACAGAGTTAGTCTGAGGACCAAGTTTAGCCTCTAGACTCGGTGGAGCTGTTGCCCAATATTAGCTAGTTGCTTTAGCTAGCTATCTGTTAGCCTAGCCTCAGCTCCCATGCTAGCTGCTTTGAAAGTCAAGCATCTCTCAGAGGTATTCAACAGCGCCAAGAGCAGCCTAAAACCCAACTCCAGCTGAGAAAAGCAGGGGTGGGATCCTTGTTGACATTAGCCGAGTTAGCACGGTACCTTTCTAACGCCTTTGTAGATGTAGAAGTAGAGCTCACGGCCCACATTGAAACAGATCCTGTCGCCGTTACCCGACTGGTCGTTGACGTTCACGAAGGAGACCTTGACGGGGTTGGAGCCTTGCGAGTTGAAAGGCACCCTGTTGGGACGGCTGTATTCGGAGTGAGTGAGGAGTTTGTAGACGCCTTCCCGAGTGGTGAACTGAGTTTTAATTTCGTTCATCTCCTTCCCTCCTCCCTCCGCCGCCATCTTTGAAATTAACATTCATCCCTTTCCCCCAGGCCGGATCTTACGCACGGACGGCAGCAGGCATTCCGACTCTTTTACACCTCCCGGCGGTTAACCGAGGAACTGCAGCAGAAGGAGAGGtggctttttaaataattataatttgtCACATATTTATTTTCCCAAGCACTACACACTTGttttgaataaatataaatgtgaaTACAAT
This genomic window contains:
- the wdr20a gene encoding WD repeat-containing protein 20 isoform X2, translating into MLISKMAAEGGGKEMNEIKTQFTTREGVYKLLTHSEYSRPNRVPFNSQGSNPVKVSFVNVNDQSGNGDRICFNVGRELYFYIYKGVRKAADLSKPIDKRIYKGTQPTCHDFNHLTATAESVSLLVGFSAGQVQLIDPIKKETSKLFNEEGLLSSQNQASSPSGTVV